In the genome of Palaemon carinicauda isolate YSFRI2023 chromosome 20, ASM3689809v2, whole genome shotgun sequence, one region contains:
- the LOC137659818 gene encoding uncharacterized protein, which yields MFLEERRSDTEFEKVLVDATELANDSEIGPVFVADSARLRKKKRLFDYEGEDPPVQNAKVNFKVNFYFAVIDVAINFVLERFQQLQQMKSIFGFLYDVKSLNGITNTQLREHCTKLETALRDGESKDISATDLCHKLQAVVCRLQPDTVTPLDVLKFICEQGLVHSVPNTFVALRIMLTLPVSVASGERSF from the coding sequence ATGTTTCTAGAAGAGAGAAGAAGTGATACAGAGTTTGAAAAGGTACTAGTTGATGCTACTGAATTGGCTAATGATTCGGAGATAGGCCCAGTTTTTGTTGCAGATTCAGCTCGTCTTAGGAAAAAGAAAAGGCTGTTTGACTATGAAGGAGAAGACCCACCAGTGCAGAATGCAAAAGTGAACTTTAAAGTTAACTTCTATTTTGCTGTAATCGATGTTGCCATCAATTTTGTACTGGAACGTTTTCAGCAACTGCAGCAGATGAAGTCTATTTTTGGTTTCCTGTATGATGTGAAATCACTTAATGGGATAACAAACACACAACTTAGGGAACATTGCACTAAGCTGGAAACAGCACTACGAGATGGAGAAAGCAAGGACATAAGCGCCACTGACTTGTGTCATAAACTTCAGGCAGTTGTATGCCGCCTTCAGCCTGACACTGTCACTCCCCTGGATGTTTTAAAGTTCATTTGTGAACAAGGGCTAGTTCACAGTGTACCCAACACATTTGTTGCCTTGCGCATTATGCTAACTTTGCCTGTTTCTGTGGCGAGCGGTGAGAGGAGCttctga